From the genome of Cognaticolwellia beringensis, one region includes:
- a CDS encoding CDGSH iron-sulfur domain-containing protein translates to MSKPVRASDTPYGIEVEAEKTYFWCACGQSENQPFCDGSHKGSEFTPVKYTAKESTKVYFCGCKSTNNQPMCDGSHKKS, encoded by the coding sequence ATGAGTAAACCAGTAAGAGCATCAGACACTCCATATGGCATTGAGGTAGAGGCAGAAAAAACTTATTTCTGGTGTGCATGTGGGCAAAGTGAAAACCAGCCATTTTGTGATGGTTCACATAAAGGTTCTGAATTTACTCCTGTGAAATATACCGCCAAAGAGTCCACTAAAGTATATTTTTGTGGCTGTAAATCAACCAATAATCAGCCAATGTGTGATGGCAGTCATAAAAAATCTTAA
- the bamC gene encoding outer membrane protein assembly factor BamC, translating into MNRKIFYFSLLSVAVASCGTVNNKQAVGDFEYAEQKEATALKIPAGLAKPKQVNTYFVTDEINHEGPIGADVDVRAPSLVLPIAASTRTENTTSTSKVWFDQVLENEDLKGFITKALESQLATDNIELKQTDEAGLVFESDWYNKEVETGTWPFKSIAISESIRYRYTLESKSHGRSVSLVVELLDYLKTDQIGGSKRIDIIDQQRAEMNMLNEIIAQVDFQYRLKQQENRLLRANQTFVSLGENVSGEAAYIVEIDVDLLWSNLPLFFEDHGFSITDLNETTKIYYVDYIKPEASFWNSIWGDSLPVVELPNGKYQFQVEKVADKSSVTLYDEEGSALPEATLEKIFDVMEAGLSFKDVF; encoded by the coding sequence ATGAATCGCAAGATATTTTATTTTTCATTATTAAGTGTCGCAGTGGCTAGCTGCGGTACTGTAAATAATAAGCAAGCGGTAGGCGATTTTGAATACGCGGAACAAAAAGAAGCAACAGCGTTAAAAATACCTGCAGGTTTAGCTAAACCTAAACAAGTTAACACCTATTTTGTAACTGATGAAATAAACCATGAAGGCCCCATTGGTGCAGATGTTGATGTGCGTGCACCATCACTTGTTTTACCTATCGCGGCGTCAACGCGAACAGAAAACACCACGTCGACTTCTAAAGTGTGGTTTGATCAAGTGCTCGAAAATGAAGACCTTAAAGGTTTTATTACCAAAGCACTAGAAAGTCAGTTAGCGACAGATAATATTGAATTAAAACAAACAGATGAAGCTGGTTTGGTTTTTGAATCAGACTGGTATAACAAAGAAGTAGAAACAGGCACATGGCCTTTTAAATCAATAGCAATTTCTGAGAGTATTCGGTATCGCTATACACTTGAAAGTAAATCTCATGGCCGAAGCGTTTCATTAGTTGTTGAATTGCTTGATTACCTGAAAACAGATCAGATAGGCGGCAGTAAGCGTATCGATATTATTGATCAGCAACGCGCTGAAATGAACATGCTTAATGAAATTATAGCGCAAGTTGATTTTCAATATCGTTTAAAACAGCAAGAAAATCGTTTACTACGTGCTAATCAAACTTTTGTTAGTTTAGGTGAGAACGTTTCTGGTGAAGCTGCTTATATTGTAGAAATTGATGTAGATTTATTATGGTCTAACCTACCGTTATTTTTTGAAGATCATGGCTTTAGTATCACAGATTTAAATGAGACAACTAAAATTTATTATGTTGATTACATTAAACCTGAAGCGAGTTTTTGGAATAGCATTTGGGGTGACAGCCTACCGGTAGTCGAACTACCAAATGGTAAGTACCAATTTCAAGTAGAGAAAGTGGCCGATAAATCTTCAGTTACTCTATATGACGAAGAAGGTAGTGCTTTACCTGAAGCGACTTTAGAGAAAATATTTGACGTAATGGAAGCCGGTTTGTCATTTAAAGATGTTTTTTAG